From Rhodovastum atsumiense, a single genomic window includes:
- a CDS encoding acyl-CoA dehydrogenase family protein produces MELRFTEAERAFRREVRDFLRQSLPPEIHRKLVEGRHLDKADLVRWTRILHGQGWSVPHWPVAWGGTGWDPVRQMIFRDEVQQFPAPEPLSFGASMVGPVIYTFGSEEQKRRFLPRIATLEEWWCQGFSEPGAGSDLAALKTRAVRDGDQWVINGQKAWTTYAQHADWIFVLARTDPSARKQQGISFILVDMRSPGITVRPVQTIDGGVEINEVFFDDVRVPVGNLVGEENKGWDYAKFLLTNERNGQARIGLAKARLRRIRALAGAPCDGGPPRMADPAFRHRLVALEVAVKALEMTQFRVISEEGRNERGKPNPASSILKVQGAELQQATTELLLDVIGPAGLVRHGEAGPEAYEWARGGTTAYFNLRKLSIYGGSNEIQRTIIAKAILGL; encoded by the coding sequence ATGGAACTGCGTTTCACCGAAGCGGAACGGGCCTTCCGTCGAGAGGTTCGGGATTTCCTGCGGCAATCCCTGCCGCCGGAGATCCACCGCAAGCTGGTTGAAGGACGCCATCTCGACAAGGCGGATCTGGTCCGTTGGACGCGCATCCTGCATGGGCAGGGATGGTCGGTGCCACACTGGCCGGTCGCCTGGGGCGGCACCGGCTGGGATCCGGTACGGCAGATGATCTTCCGCGACGAGGTTCAGCAGTTTCCGGCCCCCGAGCCGCTTTCCTTCGGCGCCAGCATGGTCGGGCCGGTGATCTACACCTTCGGGTCGGAGGAACAGAAGCGTCGCTTCCTGCCCCGGATCGCCACGCTTGAGGAGTGGTGGTGCCAGGGCTTCTCCGAACCGGGGGCGGGCTCCGACCTGGCCGCCCTGAAGACCCGGGCCGTGCGCGATGGCGATCAGTGGGTGATCAACGGCCAGAAGGCGTGGACAACGTACGCGCAGCATGCCGATTGGATCTTCGTGCTGGCGCGCACCGATCCGTCCGCACGCAAACAGCAAGGCATCTCCTTCATCCTGGTGGACATGCGTTCGCCGGGCATTACGGTCCGCCCGGTGCAGACCATCGACGGCGGCGTCGAGATCAACGAGGTGTTCTTCGACGACGTGCGGGTGCCGGTTGGGAATCTCGTCGGCGAGGAGAACAAGGGGTGGGACTACGCCAAGTTCCTCCTGACCAACGAGCGCAATGGCCAGGCGCGCATCGGGCTTGCCAAGGCGCGGCTGCGCCGGATCCGTGCGCTTGCCGGGGCGCCATGTGACGGCGGTCCGCCGCGCATGGCTGATCCGGCGTTCCGCCACCGGCTGGTCGCATTGGAGGTGGCGGTGAAGGCGCTGGAGATGACGCAGTTCCGGGTGATCTCGGAGGAAGGACGGAACGAGCGCGGCAAGCCCAACCCGGCTTCCTCGATCCTGAAAGTCCAGGGGGCGGAACTGCAGCAGGCGACGACGGAATTGCTGCTCGACGTCATCGGCCCGGCCGGGCTGGTGCGGCATGGCGAAGCCGGCCCGGAGGCATATGAATGGGCTCGTGGCGGGACCACGGCCTATTTCAACCTTCGCAAGCTGTCGATCTATGGCGGCTCCAACGAGATCCAGCGGACGATCATCGCCAAGGCCATCCTGGGGTTATGA
- a CDS encoding MarR family winged helix-turn-helix transcriptional regulator, whose amino-acid sequence MSRRDTSSQRRQFEVANRLFFRLYQCSNLLHKNGSRYISDFGSTTQQWAVLGALAHPLVRDKGMSVKDLIEFLLLSRQNLTAVLDRLEGRGWIERVKDPEDGRSRLLRLTEAGVHTWEEMQKPIAAFYSDALAPLSDAEQEQLCALLDRLKGGLNEL is encoded by the coding sequence ATGTCCCGTCGAGATACGTCCTCCCAGCGACGGCAGTTCGAGGTTGCCAACCGACTGTTCTTCCGACTGTACCAGTGCTCGAACCTGTTGCATAAGAATGGCAGCCGCTATATCAGCGACTTTGGATCGACCACCCAGCAATGGGCCGTGCTCGGCGCGCTTGCGCATCCCCTGGTCCGGGACAAGGGGATGTCGGTCAAGGACCTGATTGAGTTCCTGCTGCTCAGCCGCCAGAACCTGACCGCCGTGCTCGACCGCCTCGAAGGCCGTGGCTGGATCGAGCGGGTCAAGGATCCCGAGGATGGCCGCAGCCGCCTGCTGCGGCTGACCGAAGCCGGGGTCCACACATGGGAGGAAATGCAGAAGCCCATTGCCGCCTTCTACAGTGATGCCCTTGCCCCGCTCAGCGACGCCGAACAGGAGCAGCTTTGTGCCCTGCTCGACCGGTTGAAGGGGGGACTCAATGAATTGTAG
- a CDS encoding zinc-binding dehydrogenase has translation MGSMRAITITGHGGNEVVAIGERPVPVRRRGEVLVKVHGSGLNRVDLYMRDSGAGITHRLPQIMGLDAAGTVVDLDDEERCLSSGQAVVIHPGIGCGRCEFCLRGEHVLCTRMQFLGEHRDGTLADYVCVPAGNVFPMPQALDFIEAAALGVAPVTAWRMVFTKAQLRPWETVLIFGIGGAVSLSALQFAKVIGARVIVTSRDPAKLARAVELGADATIDGAKEDIATRTLELSGGRGVDVVIENVGEAVWPSALKSLVRGGRIVTCGATSGDRPSADLRRLFIRQLQVFGSTHGTFAEFRDLLALCERGLFRPVIDSRLGFVDVHAGLDRLEAGRQFGKIGIEIAGTSHHA, from the coding sequence ATGGGATCCATGCGGGCGATCACGATCACCGGTCATGGCGGCAACGAGGTCGTGGCAATCGGCGAACGCCCCGTTCCCGTCCGACGGCGCGGAGAGGTACTCGTCAAGGTACACGGCAGCGGGCTGAACCGCGTCGATCTGTATATGCGCGACAGCGGCGCCGGCATCACCCACCGTCTGCCACAGATCATGGGGCTCGATGCCGCCGGGACAGTGGTTGACCTCGATGACGAGGAAAGGTGCCTCTCGTCCGGTCAGGCGGTGGTGATCCATCCCGGCATCGGCTGCGGACGGTGCGAGTTCTGCCTGCGGGGCGAACATGTTCTCTGCACCAGAATGCAGTTCCTCGGCGAGCACCGCGACGGCACGCTGGCCGATTATGTCTGCGTCCCTGCCGGCAACGTCTTTCCCATGCCGCAAGCGCTCGATTTCATCGAGGCTGCCGCACTCGGCGTCGCGCCGGTCACGGCCTGGCGCATGGTCTTCACCAAGGCGCAACTGCGGCCCTGGGAAACGGTGCTGATCTTCGGCATCGGCGGCGCCGTCTCGCTCTCGGCCCTGCAATTCGCCAAGGTGATCGGTGCGCGAGTCATTGTCACCTCCCGTGATCCCGCCAAGCTCGCGCGTGCGGTGGAACTGGGGGCTGATGCAACGATCGACGGGGCGAAGGAGGATATCGCCACGCGGACCCTGGAATTGTCCGGCGGACGCGGCGTGGACGTGGTGATCGAGAATGTCGGCGAGGCGGTCTGGCCATCGGCACTGAAATCGCTTGTCCGAGGGGGGCGCATCGTCACCTGTGGGGCAACCAGCGGCGACCGGCCTTCGGCCGATTTGCGCCGTCTGTTCATCCGACAACTTCAGGTCTTTGGATCTACGCATGGCACCTTCGCGGAGTTCCGCGACCTGCTGGCCCTGTGTGAACGTGGCCTGTTTCGTCCGGTGATTGACAGCCGCCTTGGCTTTGTTGACGTCCATGCCGGCCTCGATCGGCTCGAGGCGGGGCGGCAGTTCGGCAAGATCGGCATCGAGATTGCGGGAACATCACACCATGCCTGA
- a CDS encoding acyl-CoA dehydrogenase: MSSSVVSPHLAGAAAAKLAPFAWDDPLLFEAQLTEDERMVRDATQTYCQERLMPRILASNRHESFDRDIMSEMGELGFLGATLPTEYGCAGMSYVCYGLVAREVERVDSGYRSALSVQSSLVMYPIYAYGSEAQRRRYLPRLARGEWVGCFGLTEPDHGSDPGGMKTRATKVDGGYRLTGTKMWITNSPIADVFVVWGKLDGRIRGFILERGWKGLSAPKIEGKFALRASVTGEIVMDDVFVPEENLLPDIAGLAGPFGCLNRARYGIAWGTLGAAEFCWHAARQYTLDRRQFGRPLAANQIIQLKLANMQTDIAFGLQACLRVGRMMDEGTASPEAISMIKRYASGKALEIARISRDMHGGNGISDEFHVIRHVMNLEAVNTYEGTHDIHALILGRAQTGIAAFAN; this comes from the coding sequence ATGTCGTCCTCCGTTGTTTCCCCTCACCTGGCCGGCGCCGCGGCCGCGAAGCTTGCTCCCTTTGCCTGGGACGACCCGCTGCTGTTCGAGGCACAACTCACCGAAGACGAGCGGATGGTCCGCGACGCGACGCAGACCTACTGCCAGGAGCGGCTGATGCCACGCATCCTGGCGAGCAACCGGCATGAGAGCTTCGATCGCGACATCATGTCCGAAATGGGGGAACTCGGCTTCCTGGGGGCGACGTTGCCCACCGAATACGGCTGCGCCGGCATGTCCTATGTTTGCTATGGGCTGGTGGCGCGTGAAGTGGAGCGCGTCGATTCCGGGTACCGCTCGGCGCTGAGCGTGCAGTCATCGCTGGTGATGTACCCGATCTACGCCTATGGATCGGAAGCACAGCGCCGCCGCTATTTGCCCCGGTTGGCGCGTGGGGAATGGGTTGGTTGCTTTGGCCTCACGGAGCCCGACCACGGCTCGGATCCGGGTGGCATGAAGACCCGCGCGACGAAGGTTGATGGCGGCTACCGGCTGACCGGCACCAAGATGTGGATCACCAATTCCCCGATCGCCGATGTCTTCGTGGTCTGGGGGAAGCTCGACGGGCGCATCCGGGGCTTCATCCTCGAGCGCGGCTGGAAGGGGCTGTCGGCGCCAAAGATCGAAGGAAAATTCGCCCTGCGTGCTTCGGTGACCGGCGAGATCGTCATGGATGACGTCTTCGTGCCGGAGGAGAACCTGCTGCCGGACATCGCCGGTCTTGCCGGTCCGTTCGGCTGCCTCAATCGGGCTCGCTACGGCATCGCCTGGGGGACGCTCGGGGCCGCCGAGTTCTGCTGGCACGCGGCACGACAGTATACGCTCGACCGCAGGCAGTTCGGGCGTCCGTTGGCTGCCAACCAGATCATTCAGCTCAAGCTTGCCAACATGCAGACCGACATTGCCTTCGGCCTGCAGGCCTGTCTGCGTGTCGGCCGCATGATGGACGAGGGCACGGCATCGCCGGAGGCGATCTCGATGATCAAGCGTTATGCGTCCGGCAAGGCCCTGGAGATCGCCCGTATCAGCCGCGATATGCACGGTGGCAACGGCATTTCCGACGAGTTCCATGTGATCCGCCACGTGATGAATCTGGAAGCGGTCAATACCTACGAGGGAACCCATGACATTCATGCCCTCATTCTCGGGCGAGCCCAGACCGGCATTGCCGCCTTCGCCAACTGA
- a CDS encoding electron transfer flavoprotein subunit beta/FixA family protein, with amino-acid sequence MKILVPVKRVLDYNVKVRVRLDGSGVELAGAKMTMNPFDEIAVEEAIRLKEKGIATEIVAISIGPAQAGEILRTALAMGADRAILVRTDDPVEPLAVAKILKGVVAAEQPGLVILGKQAIDDDCSQTGQMLAALTGYPQGTFASNLEVEGEWAKVTREVDGGSQTVALRLPAIVTTDLRLNEPRYASLPNIMKARKKPLSEQTPADFGVDMTPRLQVIRTQEPPPRQPGVKIGSVAELVHRLRNDAGVI; translated from the coding sequence ATGAAGATCCTTGTCCCCGTCAAGCGGGTGCTCGATTACAATGTCAAGGTACGCGTCCGGCTCGATGGCTCCGGGGTTGAACTGGCCGGCGCGAAAATGACGATGAATCCGTTCGACGAGATCGCCGTGGAGGAAGCGATCCGACTGAAGGAGAAGGGGATTGCTACCGAGATCGTCGCGATTTCGATCGGCCCGGCGCAGGCCGGGGAGATCCTGCGCACGGCCCTGGCGATGGGCGCGGACCGTGCCATCCTGGTGCGCACCGACGACCCCGTGGAGCCGTTGGCCGTGGCCAAGATCCTCAAGGGGGTGGTCGCGGCGGAACAGCCCGGCCTCGTCATCCTGGGCAAGCAGGCCATCGACGATGACTGCAGCCAGACCGGCCAGATGCTCGCCGCGTTGACCGGCTATCCCCAGGGAACCTTTGCCTCGAACCTGGAGGTAGAAGGGGAATGGGCGAAGGTCACGCGGGAAGTGGACGGTGGATCGCAGACCGTGGCGCTGCGCCTGCCCGCCATCGTGACCACCGACCTGCGTCTGAACGAGCCGCGCTACGCTTCCCTGCCGAACATCATGAAGGCCCGCAAGAAGCCGCTGTCGGAGCAGACGCCTGCCGATTTCGGCGTGGATATGACGCCTCGCCTGCAGGTGATCCGGACACAGGAGCCGCCGCCCCGCCAGCCTGGCGTGAAAATCGGATCGGTTGCGGAGCTGGTGCACAGGCTGCGCAACGACGCCGGCGTGATCTGA
- a CDS encoding electron transfer flavoprotein subunit alpha/FixB family protein, with product MAILLLAEHANGTLKDVTAKALTAARQMGEEVHVLVAGYGVAEVAAEAATLAGVTRVFLADDAMLQHGLPEPLAALIVERFGDYDGIVAPSTTTTRNVLPRVAALLDVMQISDVIKVIAPDTFERPIYAGNAVQVVRSTDARKVVTVRTAVFPAVPKGNAAPVEHIAPPPAQELSRFLGEELSRSERPELTSARVVISGGRGLQSQENFATYLEPVAGLLGAAIGASRAAVDAGYAPNDLQVGQTGKIVAPDLYIACGISGAIQHLAGMKDSKVIVAINKDEEAPIFQVADYGLVADLYQALPELTQELARTGG from the coding sequence ATGGCTATCCTGCTTCTTGCCGAGCACGCCAATGGCACGCTCAAGGACGTGACCGCGAAGGCGCTGACCGCCGCCCGCCAGATGGGGGAAGAGGTGCATGTGCTGGTCGCGGGGTATGGTGTGGCTGAGGTGGCGGCCGAGGCTGCCACGCTCGCAGGCGTCACACGGGTTTTCCTGGCCGACGACGCCATGCTTCAGCACGGCCTGCCCGAGCCACTGGCGGCTCTGATCGTCGAGCGTTTCGGGGATTACGACGGGATCGTGGCCCCATCCACGACCACGACCCGGAACGTGCTACCACGCGTCGCCGCCTTGCTCGACGTGATGCAGATTTCCGATGTCATCAAGGTGATTGCGCCCGATACGTTCGAGCGTCCGATCTATGCCGGCAACGCGGTGCAGGTCGTCCGCTCGACCGATGCGCGGAAGGTGGTCACGGTCCGCACTGCCGTGTTCCCCGCCGTTCCGAAGGGCAACGCGGCACCGGTCGAGCACATCGCGCCACCGCCCGCACAGGAATTGTCGCGTTTTCTTGGTGAGGAACTGTCGCGGTCGGAACGGCCGGAACTGACCTCGGCGCGTGTCGTCATATCGGGTGGCCGCGGGCTGCAGAGCCAGGAGAACTTCGCCACCTATCTCGAACCGGTGGCAGGGCTTCTGGGGGCGGCGATCGGTGCGTCACGGGCGGCGGTGGATGCCGGGTACGCCCCCAACGACCTGCAGGTCGGGCAGACCGGCAAGATCGTGGCGCCGGACCTCTACATTGCCTGCGGCATTTCCGGGGCGATCCAGCATCTTGCGGGCATGAAGGATTCCAAGGTCATTGTCGCGATCAACAAGGACGAGGAGGCGCCGATCTTCCAGGTCGCCGATTACGGCCTGGTCGCCGATCTCTACCAGGCGCTGCCCGAGCTGACGCAGGAACTCGCCCGCACGGGTGGCTGA
- a CDS encoding glucose 1-dehydrogenase — MTAFKGKTIIVTGAGGGIGGATARRFATQGGRVAAFDRDLAAAERTVAAIVAEGGTAFAYACDITDRSAVETAVAATERELGPIAVLVNNAGWDVFRPFLQTTPEDWERLIAINLVGALHMHHVVLPLMVGRKSGRIVNIASDAARVGSSGEAVYAACKAGLVALSKTLAREHARDGITLNVVCPGPTETALFEDYKKGAGNPEKLAEAFRRSIPLGRIAQPDDLPGAILFFASDDAAYVTGQVLSISGGLSMVG, encoded by the coding sequence ATGACGGCGTTCAAGGGAAAAACAATCATCGTCACCGGTGCCGGCGGCGGCATTGGCGGCGCTACGGCCCGTCGCTTTGCGACCCAGGGGGGACGTGTCGCGGCCTTCGACCGCGACCTTGCCGCCGCCGAGCGGACCGTCGCGGCGATCGTCGCCGAGGGCGGTACGGCCTTTGCCTATGCCTGCGATATCACCGACCGCAGCGCGGTGGAAACGGCTGTCGCTGCGACAGAGCGTGAACTCGGGCCGATCGCCGTTCTCGTCAACAATGCGGGGTGGGATGTGTTTCGCCCGTTCCTGCAGACGACGCCGGAGGACTGGGAACGGCTGATCGCCATCAACCTGGTCGGCGCGCTGCACATGCATCACGTGGTCCTTCCGCTGATGGTCGGGCGCAAATCGGGGCGCATCGTCAACATCGCATCCGACGCCGCCCGCGTCGGATCGAGTGGCGAGGCGGTCTACGCCGCCTGCAAGGCGGGGCTGGTGGCACTGTCCAAGACCCTTGCCCGCGAACATGCCCGCGATGGCATCACCCTCAACGTCGTCTGCCCCGGACCCACCGAGACGGCGCTGTTCGAGGATTACAAGAAGGGTGCGGGCAATCCCGAGAAGCTTGCCGAGGCATTCCGCCGCTCGATCCCGCTTGGGCGCATCGCCCAGCCGGACGATCTGCCGGGGGCGATCCTGTTCTTTGCCTCGGACGATGCCGCCTATGTCACTGGCCAGGTCCTGTCGATTTCCGGTGGCCTGAGCATGGTTGGTTAA
- a CDS encoding enoyl-CoA hydratase/isomerase family protein, which produces MRIDFDASAPVATLTLCRSPMNAIDDAMLDALAGALEAVTAHAAITVLHLRSNQRVFCAGADLRMVAERVGSAAGAAAMAETVCRFHRVYDTLAALPVVTIAEINGAALGGGLELALACDLRIAGHASKLGLPEARVGLLPGAGGTQRLTRLCGPGVAARLILTGEAVDGREAERIGLVQWAAPDGEVADLAAGIATRAAGLSAEAVRTAKQCIGIAARLDPAGVRAEVEGITALMLEASTRQRVTDFLRK; this is translated from the coding sequence ATGCGCATTGACTTTGATGCCTCGGCGCCCGTTGCCACTCTCACCTTGTGCCGGTCGCCGATGAACGCCATCGACGATGCGATGCTGGATGCGCTGGCCGGGGCACTCGAAGCGGTCACGGCCCATGCCGCGATCACCGTGCTGCATCTTCGCAGCAACCAGCGCGTGTTCTGCGCCGGGGCAGATCTGCGGATGGTCGCCGAGCGTGTCGGCAGCGCGGCGGGGGCAGCCGCCATGGCGGAGACGGTGTGCCGCTTCCACCGGGTTTACGACACCCTGGCAGCCTTGCCGGTCGTGACGATCGCGGAGATCAACGGGGCGGCACTGGGCGGCGGTCTCGAACTGGCACTCGCCTGCGACCTGCGCATCGCCGGTCATGCATCGAAGCTCGGTCTTCCCGAAGCCAGGGTGGGGCTGTTGCCCGGGGCCGGAGGCACGCAGCGACTGACCCGGCTGTGTGGGCCGGGTGTGGCCGCACGTCTCATCCTCACCGGCGAAGCCGTCGATGGTCGCGAGGCCGAGCGTATCGGTCTGGTGCAGTGGGCGGCACCGGACGGGGAGGTGGCGGACCTTGCCGCCGGGATTGCCACGCGCGCTGCCGGGCTTTCCGCCGAGGCCGTGCGCACCGCCAAGCAATGCATCGGGATTGCCGCCCGGCTTGATCCCGCGGGTGTGCGGGCCGAGGTCGAAGGAATCACTGCGTTGATGCTTGAAGCCAGCACCAGGCAACGCGTTACTGACTTCCTGCGCAAGTGA
- the badI gene encoding 2-ketocyclohexanecarboxyl-CoA hydrolase translates to MTSYEDILYEVRPAGVARITINRPDKYNAFRGQTLEELIHAFQRAGWDRTIGVIVLTGAGDKAFCTGGDQSAHDGQYDGRGTIGLPVEELQSLIRDVPQPVIARVNGFAIGGGNVLATICDLTIASETAQFGQVGPKVGSVDPGFGTAYLARIVGEKKAREIWYLCKRYSAAEALAMGLVNAVVPHAALDTEVDRWCAELLERSPTALALAKRSFNADTESIRGISAMGMQALSLYYDTAESKEGGVAFREKRKPDFRRHVRK, encoded by the coding sequence ATGACAAGCTACGAGGACATTCTCTACGAGGTGCGGCCGGCCGGGGTGGCCCGCATCACCATCAACCGGCCGGACAAGTACAACGCCTTCCGCGGACAGACCCTGGAGGAACTGATCCACGCCTTCCAGCGCGCCGGCTGGGACCGCACGATCGGCGTCATCGTATTGACCGGCGCCGGCGACAAGGCCTTCTGCACCGGCGGCGACCAGAGCGCGCATGACGGCCAGTACGACGGCCGCGGCACCATCGGCCTGCCGGTCGAGGAACTGCAGAGCCTGATCCGCGACGTGCCGCAGCCGGTGATCGCGCGCGTCAACGGCTTCGCCATCGGCGGCGGCAATGTGCTGGCGACGATCTGCGATCTCACGATCGCGTCCGAGACGGCGCAGTTCGGCCAGGTCGGCCCCAAGGTGGGCTCGGTCGATCCCGGCTTCGGCACCGCCTATCTCGCCCGGATCGTCGGCGAGAAGAAGGCACGGGAAATCTGGTACCTGTGCAAGCGCTACTCCGCCGCCGAGGCGCTCGCCATGGGACTGGTCAACGCCGTCGTGCCGCACGCGGCACTGGACACCGAGGTCGATCGCTGGTGCGCCGAGCTGCTGGAACGCTCCCCCACCGCCCTGGCGCTCGCCAAGCGGTCGTTCAACGCGGATACCGAGAGCATCCGCGGCATCTCCGCGATGGGGATGCAGGCGCTCAGTCTCTATTACGACACGGCTGAATCGAAGGAAGGCGGCGTCGCGTTCCGTGAGAAGCGCAAGCCCGATTTCCGCCGGCATGTCCGCAAATAG
- a CDS encoding acyl-CoA dehydrogenase family protein: MAAPTRSSGRSSPRPSWGYDMNFDLADEQVMLGDSVSRWLSRSYGFDARARILVSSEGWSRTAWQQMAELGLLGLPFAEADGGFGGGAEETMIVMEAFGRALVVEPYLSGVVLAGAVLRLGASAAQRQDLIPRIAEGSLVLALAHTEAQARWDLANLATRAMATAEGWRLSGHKSLVLHGEAADRLIVSARTDAGEEIGLFLVDPAAAGVLVEGYPTQDGQRAADITLQDVLVPATDMIGLPSQGLAVLEQATDEAIAAVAAEAVGAMAEALTLTVEYLKTRTQFGVAIGSFQALQHRAADMFIALEQARSMTFYAVMSLAEEDAGRRRRAIAAAKVQVAKSAKFIGQQAIQLHGGIGMTMECKVGHLFRRLTIIERQFGDTDYHLHRLAGEGSLLEDV, encoded by the coding sequence ATGGCGGCTCCAACGAGATCCAGCGGACGATCATCGCCAAGGCCATCCTGGGGTTATGACATGAACTTCGATCTTGCCGACGAACAGGTCATGCTCGGGGACAGCGTCAGCCGATGGCTGTCACGGTCATACGGCTTCGATGCGCGGGCGCGGATCCTGGTCTCTTCTGAGGGCTGGAGTCGCACGGCGTGGCAGCAGATGGCGGAGCTCGGTCTGCTGGGCCTGCCCTTTGCCGAGGCGGATGGCGGCTTTGGCGGAGGGGCCGAGGAAACCATGATCGTCATGGAGGCGTTCGGTCGCGCGCTCGTGGTCGAACCCTATCTGTCCGGCGTGGTGCTTGCCGGCGCCGTGTTGCGGCTAGGCGCGTCGGCGGCACAGCGTCAGGACCTCATCCCCAGGATTGCCGAGGGAAGTCTCGTGCTCGCCCTTGCGCACACGGAGGCGCAGGCGCGCTGGGATCTGGCGAATCTTGCCACGCGGGCGATGGCGACGGCGGAAGGCTGGCGCCTCTCTGGCCACAAATCACTGGTGCTGCATGGGGAGGCGGCCGATCGCCTCATCGTTTCCGCCCGTACCGACGCGGGGGAGGAGATCGGCTTGTTCCTGGTCGACCCGGCGGCAGCGGGTGTGCTGGTGGAGGGCTATCCAACCCAGGACGGCCAGCGTGCCGCCGACATCACGCTGCAGGATGTGCTGGTCCCGGCCACGGACATGATTGGCCTGCCGTCCCAGGGACTGGCCGTGCTGGAACAGGCAACCGACGAGGCGATCGCGGCCGTCGCTGCCGAGGCGGTGGGCGCAATGGCCGAGGCGCTGACCCTGACGGTCGAATACCTCAAAACCCGCACTCAGTTCGGAGTGGCGATCGGTTCATTCCAGGCGCTGCAGCACCGCGCCGCCGATATGTTCATCGCGTTGGAGCAGGCGCGCAGCATGACGTTCTACGCCGTCATGTCCTTGGCCGAGGAGGATGCCGGGCGGAGGCGTCGCGCCATTGCGGCGGCCAAGGTCCAGGTCGCGAAATCCGCAAAATTCATCGGCCAGCAGGCGATTCAGCTGCATGGCGGCATCGGCATGACGATGGAATGCAAGGTCGGCCACCTGTTCCGGCGCCTGACCATCATCGAGCGGCAATTCGGTGATACGGACTACCACCTCCATCGTCTGGCGGGAGAGGGAAGCCTGCTTGAGGACGTGTGA